From the Anguilla anguilla isolate fAngAng1 chromosome 8, fAngAng1.pri, whole genome shotgun sequence genome, one window contains:
- the LOC118233657 gene encoding cathepsin S-like: protein MFGRLLVAAALLGATAAALIDVDPELDTHWHMWMAKHSKAYKHQAEEYGRRRIWEKNLRMITLHNLEMSLGLHSYDLAMNHLGDLTAEEVMQTLTGVQVPSDLERGPSTFVGAFGASLPDSVDWRDKGYVTNVKMQGSCGSCWAFSAAGALEGQLMKTHGKLESLSPQNLVDCSSKYGNKGCNGGYMHQAFRYVIDNGGIDSDSAYPYDGTQGNCRYNPATRAANCSSYTFVHEDDEGALQAAVASVGPVSVAIDATRPTFAFYRSGVYDDSGCGPTVNHGVLAVGYGTLDGKDFWLVKNSWGVQFGDQGYIRMARNKGNQCGIATYACYPVM, encoded by the exons ATGTTCGGGAGACTGCTGGTGGCAGCGGCGCTGCTCGGGGCGACTGCAGCGGCCCTGATCGACGTCGACCCGGAGCTGGACACGCACTGGCACATGTGGATGGCCAAACACAGCAAGGCCTACAAGCACCAG GCAGAGGAGTACGGGCGGCGGCGGATCTGGGAGAAGAACCTGCGGATGATCACCCTGCACAACCTGGAGATGTCCCTGGGCCTGCACAGCTACGACCTGGCCATGAACCACCTGGGAGACCTG ACGGCTGAAGAAGTAATGCAGACCCTGACTGGGGTTCAGGTTCCCTCGGACCTGGAGAGGGGCCCCTCCACCTTCGTAGGGGCCTTCGGGGCCTCCCTGCCTGACTCCGTCGACTGGAGGGACAAGGGCTATGTCACCAATGTGAAGATGCAG GGGTCGTGCGGGTCCTGTTGGGCCTTCAGCGCGGCGGGGGCTCTGGAGGGCCAGCTGATGAAGACCCATGGGAAGCTGGAGTCCCTCAGCCCCCAGAACCTGGTGGACTGCTCCTCGAAGTACGGCAACAAGGGCTGCAACGGCGGGTACATGCACCAAGCCTTCCGGTACGTCATCGACAACGGCGGCATCGACTCGGACAGCGCCTACCCCTACGACGGCACG CAGGGGAATTGCAGGTACAACCCGGCGACCCGCGCGGCCAACTGCTCCAGCTACACTTTCGTGCACGAGGATGACGAGGGGGCCCTCCAGGCCGCCGTGGCCAGCGTGGGACCCGTTTCGGTGGCCATCGACGCCACCAGGCCCACCTTCGCCTTCTACCGCAGCG GTGTGTACGACGACTCCGGCTGCGGCCCGACCGTGAACCACGGCGTCCTGGCGGTGGGCTACGGCACTTTGGACGGGAAGGACTTCTGGCTGGTGAAGAACAG CTGGGGTGTGCAATTTGGTGACCAAGGCTACATCCGAATGGCACGGAACAAAGGGAACCAATGCGGAATCGCCACATACGCCTGCTATCCGGTCATGTGA